The following are encoded together in the Oceanobacillus zhaokaii genome:
- a CDS encoding ABC transporter permease, whose amino-acid sequence MRTIFQKGWRPALVLILLFIIWEICTNIFEIQKWLLPAPSQVIAEAISGWSVYSGHLLSTIKLIITGFLIGSSIGMVVAICLHLVPFLRQAFYPLLIISQNIPTIVLAPLLVIWFGFGMLPKIIVITLVCFFPITIALLDGFKTTNRDLMHYMQMAGASKRQIFWKLEWPHALPSLFSGLKISATYSVMGAVISEWLGASEGIGVYMTLASSSFRTDRVFVAIFLIVMLSLLFFAIIIGLEKMVIKWKPKEEGDSNESS is encoded by the coding sequence ATGCGTACGATATTTCAAAAAGGATGGCGGCCAGCTTTGGTCCTCATCCTTTTATTCATTATTTGGGAGATTTGCACAAATATTTTTGAAATTCAAAAGTGGTTGTTGCCAGCACCATCACAGGTTATTGCAGAGGCAATCAGTGGCTGGTCAGTATATTCCGGGCATCTTTTATCAACAATCAAATTAATTATTACAGGATTTTTAATCGGCAGCAGTATTGGTATGGTTGTTGCAATCTGCTTACACCTTGTTCCTTTCTTGAGGCAGGCATTTTATCCATTATTAATTATTTCGCAAAACATTCCAACAATCGTTCTTGCACCGTTGCTCGTTATTTGGTTTGGGTTTGGGATGTTGCCGAAGATTATCGTCATTACATTGGTTTGTTTCTTCCCGATTACGATTGCTTTATTAGATGGGTTTAAGACAACGAATCGTGATTTAATGCATTATATGCAAATGGCAGGTGCATCGAAGCGACAAATCTTCTGGAAATTAGAATGGCCGCATGCACTGCCATCGTTATTTTCAGGCTTAAAAATCTCTGCCACATATAGTGTAATGGGGGCAGTTATTTCCGAATGGCTTGGGGCGAGTGAAGGAATTGGCGTCTATATGACATTGGCATCCTCTTCGTTTCGAACGGATCGTGTGTTTGTTGCGATTTTTCTAATCGTAATGCTAAGCTTATTGTTCTTTGCAATCATCATTGGTTTAGAGAAAATGGTAATTAAATGGAAGCCAAAGGAGGAGGGAGACTCAAATGAGTCATCTTGA
- a CDS encoding ABC transporter substrate-binding protein, with the protein MKKIVFISFLLIILAACGNNDSESETSDNTDGQQELEKVTVVLDWTPNTNHTGLYVAADKGYFEEEGLDVDIIMPGEAGADQLVASGQAEFGVSYQESITEARIQDIPIVSIAAVIQHNTSGFASVKDKNITSPKDFEGKSYGGWGAPVEKAVIDSIMKQDGADVNQVEVVNIGDSDFFTAMEQNIDFAWIYYGWTGIEAELRDEPINMVYLTDYSEKLDYYTPVLTANEKMIEENPETIKKFLNAVSKGYQLAIENPAEAADILIEAVPDLDPELVKASQEWLASKYQDDAERWGEQKLEVWENYSAWMYENELLETELDSEQAFTNEFLPE; encoded by the coding sequence ATGAAAAAGATTGTATTCATTAGTTTTTTGCTCATTATACTCGCAGCTTGTGGGAATAATGATAGCGAAAGCGAAACATCTGATAATACAGATGGACAGCAGGAGTTAGAGAAAGTAACCGTTGTATTAGATTGGACGCCAAACACGAATCATACCGGTTTATATGTTGCGGCAGATAAAGGGTATTTTGAAGAAGAGGGACTTGATGTAGACATCATCATGCCAGGTGAAGCTGGTGCGGATCAGTTAGTCGCATCAGGACAAGCAGAATTTGGGGTAAGTTATCAGGAATCAATAACAGAAGCGCGAATCCAGGATATTCCAATCGTATCAATTGCAGCGGTAATTCAACATAATACCTCTGGATTTGCATCGGTAAAAGATAAAAATATTACATCGCCAAAGGATTTCGAAGGTAAATCTTACGGTGGATGGGGCGCACCGGTTGAGAAGGCGGTAATCGACTCGATTATGAAACAAGATGGTGCAGACGTTAATCAAGTTGAAGTTGTGAATATTGGTGATTCAGACTTCTTTACTGCAATGGAGCAGAATATTGATTTCGCCTGGATTTATTACGGCTGGACTGGAATTGAAGCAGAACTTCGTGACGAGCCAATCAACATGGTTTATTTAACCGATTATAGTGAGAAGCTGGATTATTACACACCGGTACTTACTGCGAATGAAAAAATGATAGAAGAGAATCCAGAAACCATTAAGAAGTTTCTAAATGCTGTTTCAAAAGGGTATCAACTTGCGATCGAGAATCCAGCAGAAGCAGCAGATATTCTAATTGAGGCAGTCCCGGATCTTGATCCTGAATTAGTGAAAGCGAGCCAAGAATGGTTAGCATCGAAATACCAAGATGATGCTGAGCGTTGGGGTGAGCAGAAACTAGAAGTTTGGGAAAATTATTCAGCATGGATGTATGAAAATGAATTATTAGAAACAGAGCTAGATAGTGAACAGGCATTTACGAACGAATTTTTACCAGAATAA
- a CDS encoding ABC transporter ATP-binding protein has product MSHLEVQHINKSFGENTVLHDVSFSVKEAEFVALLGPSGSGKSTLFRIIGGISHPSSGSVNLNGENINGKRGSISYTPQSSSLMPWRTILDNVLLGQEITGNRDVEKALQMIERAGLKGFEQSYPHELSGGMQQRASFIRSILSPQSLIILDEPFSALDEFTRLDMQKWLLSIWSEYKRSILFVTHNIEEAIFLADRIIVLSSRPASVKKEFTIPFARPRDEAILLSDSFLRLKKRIYQEMRGNNGE; this is encoded by the coding sequence ATGAGTCATCTTGAAGTTCAGCATATTAATAAATCATTTGGGGAAAATACAGTACTTCATGATGTGTCTTTCTCCGTTAAAGAGGCTGAGTTTGTTGCCCTCTTAGGACCTTCTGGAAGTGGGAAAAGTACGTTATTTCGAATTATTGGCGGGATTAGTCATCCATCTTCGGGTTCAGTAAATTTAAATGGAGAGAATATTAATGGGAAACGTGGTTCGATTAGCTATACACCCCAATCATCATCGCTTATGCCATGGCGGACAATTTTAGATAATGTACTGCTTGGCCAAGAAATTACTGGAAATCGTGATGTGGAAAAGGCATTACAGATGATTGAACGGGCTGGGCTTAAAGGGTTTGAGCAAAGCTACCCACATGAACTTTCTGGAGGAATGCAGCAAAGGGCATCATTTATTCGCAGTATTTTAAGCCCGCAATCATTAATCATATTAGATGAACCTTTTTCAGCATTAGATGAATTTACAAGGCTTGATATGCAAAAGTGGCTTCTATCGATTTGGTCGGAATATAAACGCTCGATATTATTTGTGACGCATAATATTGAGGAGGCAATATTCTTAGCTGATCGAATCATTGTGTTATCCTCTCGTCCAGCAAGCGTTAAGAAAGAATTTACGATTCCCTTTGCCCGACCAAGAGACGAAGCAATTCTTCTTTCTGATTCGTTTCTACGGTTGAAGAAACGAATCTATCAGGAAATGAGGGGAAATAATGGAGAATAA
- a CDS encoding thiamine-binding protein, with product MANALVSIQIIPKTANGEDTIPFVDEAIAVIEASGVKYQVNALETTMEGELSELFKIIEKMNEKMTEKGCPSVISQVKVFYKPDGASMDQLTEKYR from the coding sequence ATGGCAAACGCACTCGTAAGTATTCAAATAATCCCCAAAACAGCAAATGGTGAAGATACAATTCCATTTGTCGATGAGGCAATTGCGGTAATTGAAGCATCTGGTGTGAAATATCAAGTGAATGCGCTGGAGACGACGATGGAAGGCGAGTTATCAGAGCTGTTCAAGATTATTGAGAAAATGAATGAAAAAATGACGGAAAAAGGTTGTCCGAGCGTCATCTCTCAAGTTAAAGTTTTCTATAAACCTGATGGGGCATCAATGGATCAATTAACGGAGAAGTATCGCTAA
- a CDS encoding TatD family hydrolase, with protein MENNFGSARSLIDAHIHLDKYTKSEQQLIMSEMECAGIESLITVSYDLASAKENLKLSREHNNIKAAFGFHPEQQVLNDEAMQELITFIELHNQEMIAIGEVGLPYYMRKENPFLSIDPYLEILEQFIILAKRYKKPIVLHAIYGDAGVVCNLLEKHAIKYAHFHWFKGDTITIERLIRNGYFISITPDVLYEQKIQHLVKQYPLSQMLVETDGPWPFTGPFEGQMTHPQMIHQSIETIASIKELEIADVYGQILRNTKQFYQI; from the coding sequence ATGGAGAATAATTTTGGAAGCGCAAGAAGCCTAATTGATGCGCATATCCATTTAGATAAGTATACAAAGTCTGAGCAGCAGCTGATTATGTCTGAGATGGAATGTGCTGGAATAGAATCGCTAATCACTGTGTCATATGATTTAGCTTCTGCAAAAGAAAATTTAAAATTATCTCGTGAGCACAATAATATTAAGGCGGCGTTTGGTTTTCATCCAGAACAACAAGTGCTTAATGATGAAGCAATGCAGGAATTAATTACATTTATTGAGTTACATAATCAAGAGATGATTGCCATTGGTGAAGTTGGTCTGCCGTATTATATGCGAAAAGAAAATCCCTTCTTAAGCATAGACCCCTATTTGGAAATACTTGAGCAATTTATCATACTTGCGAAACGATACAAGAAGCCAATTGTACTGCATGCAATATATGGGGATGCAGGTGTTGTTTGTAATTTATTAGAAAAACATGCGATCAAATATGCGCATTTTCATTGGTTTAAGGGTGATACAATAACGATTGAGCGGCTGATTCGGAATGGTTACTTTATTTCCATTACACCGGATGTATTGTACGAACAGAAAATTCAGCATTTGGTCAAACAATATCCATTATCACAAATGTTGGTGGAGACAGATGGACCCTGGCCATTCACAGGACCCTTTGAAGGTCAGATGACACATCCACAGATGATTCATCAATCAATTGAAACCATTGCCTCTATTAAAGAGTTAGAAATAGCTGATGTCTATGGGCAGATCTTACGGAATACAAAACAATTTTATCAAATTTAG
- a CDS encoding DUF5342 family protein has product MFENFEVKPLFEDQVHERHQFELNFQGDIYQGVFHDGEINWFHPQPHKELEEEELSAVETEVHKLMEAHLEQ; this is encoded by the coding sequence ATGTTTGAAAACTTTGAAGTAAAACCATTATTTGAGGATCAAGTACATGAACGGCACCAGTTTGAATTAAATTTTCAAGGGGATATTTATCAAGGGGTATTTCACGATGGAGAAATAAATTGGTTCCATCCACAGCCACATAAAGAATTAGAGGAAGAAGAACTTTCAGCAGTTGAAACAGAGGTTCATAAGTTAATGGAGGCACATTTAGAACAATAG